The following proteins are co-located in the Desulfoscipio sp. XC116 genome:
- the pstC gene encoding phosphate ABC transporter permease subunit PstC, translating to MQFKAKKQLYLNTSMGLICLLVSSGAMLLLLAIVFFIARESWPVWSAMGPAQLIGGLDWNPLAKPPLLGLGAMICSTLWTALGAILLAAPIGLCSAIFLAEFAPAWLAAIIRPVLNVLTGIPSVVYGFLGAAVLVKYFEISWHMASGESLFCASLVLTVMVLPYIVAASESALRAVPSEYRQAALALGVSRSYAVLKVLLPLTARGLLGALILAFGRAAGETMAVLMLAGNILLFPTSWFSKGEPLSALIALELGTSATGSLHYHALFAAGLVLLAFVMGVNLFINILMHYKGKRGT from the coding sequence ATGCAATTTAAAGCTAAAAAGCAGTTATACTTAAATACTTCCATGGGTTTGATTTGTTTATTGGTATCCAGCGGTGCCATGTTATTGCTGCTGGCTATTGTTTTTTTTATAGCACGGGAGAGCTGGCCGGTATGGTCTGCAATGGGTCCGGCCCAATTAATTGGCGGCCTGGATTGGAACCCTCTGGCCAAACCGCCCTTATTGGGTTTGGGAGCAATGATCTGCAGTACCCTTTGGACGGCTTTAGGTGCTATATTACTGGCCGCTCCCATTGGCTTATGCAGCGCTATCTTTTTAGCGGAATTTGCTCCTGCCTGGCTGGCGGCGATCATTAGGCCGGTGTTGAATGTTCTTACGGGCATTCCTTCGGTGGTTTATGGTTTTCTTGGTGCCGCTGTGCTGGTTAAATATTTTGAGATTTCATGGCATATGGCCAGCGGCGAGTCCTTATTTTGTGCTTCACTGGTGCTGACGGTGATGGTTTTACCATACATCGTGGCCGCTTCCGAGTCCGCCCTGCGTGCAGTACCCAGTGAATACAGGCAGGCGGCGCTGGCTTTAGGCGTTTCCAGATCATATGCTGTTTTAAAGGTACTGCTTCCACTGACTGCAAGGGGCCTGCTTGGGGCTTTAATACTGGCCTTTGGCCGGGCCGCCGGTGAAACAATGGCCGTATTAATGCTGGCCGGCAATATATTGCTGTTTCCAACTTCGTGGTTTAGCAAGGGTGAGCCGCTTTCCGCCTTAATTGCACTGGAACTGGGCACTTCCGCAACCGGTAGTCTGCATTACCATGCCTTATTTGCAGCGGGTTTGGTACTGCTGGCATTTGTTATGGGCGTTAACCTGTTCATAAATATATTAATGCATTATAAAGGGAAACGGGGCACATAA
- a CDS encoding helix-turn-helix transcriptional regulator translates to MKYIEIVNDAIQYIEFNLHCKLFLEELAFRYYISPMHFYRIFRAATNRTVKSYILGRKLSEAAIALRSTDRNITDIAFQYGFDSHEQFARDFKKMFCATPSRYRKDNIQVPLMDRLDVVERDYII, encoded by the coding sequence ATGAAATATATTGAAATAGTTAATGATGCCATACAATATATTGAGTTTAATTTGCACTGCAAGCTATTCTTGGAAGAATTAGCATTCCGGTATTACATTTCTCCTATGCATTTTTATCGAATCTTCCGGGCGGCGACCAATCGAACTGTTAAATCATATATTCTGGGAAGAAAGTTATCTGAAGCAGCCATTGCATTAAGGTCAACTGATCGTAATATTACAGACATTGCCTTTCAATATGGTTTTGATTCCCATGAACAGTTTGCGCGGGATTTCAAAAAAATGTTTTGCGCTACCCCAAGCCGCTATAGGAAGGACAATATTCAGGTTCCATTGATGGATAGGCTGGATGTTGTTGAACGGGATTATATAATATGA
- the aroF gene encoding 3-deoxy-7-phosphoheptulonate synthase, with protein sequence MLPPYKLASRENKPDNTVIKVGDCLIGGGNPVVIAGPCAVEDEEMLVKLACRLKRMGVQVLRGGAYKPRTSPYSFQGLGADGLRILAEAGRAAGMPVITELTDVRCLSEVCRYTHIIQIGSRNMQNFELLKEVGRVGYPVMLKRGLSATLEEWLLAAEYILAEGNPEVILCERGVRGFETYTRNTFDINAVAAVKNLSHLPLIADPSHGTGRRELVLPVARAALAAGADGLMLEVHPAPETALSDGPQSLLPGELAAFMEELRGAGAVLHYSRVSA encoded by the coding sequence ATGTTGCCGCCCTATAAATTAGCCAGCAGGGAAAACAAGCCGGATAATACCGTGATTAAGGTGGGGGATTGCCTGATCGGCGGGGGAAACCCGGTAGTGATAGCCGGACCGTGCGCCGTGGAGGACGAGGAGATGCTGGTTAAGCTGGCCTGCCGCTTAAAGCGGATGGGGGTTCAGGTGCTGCGGGGCGGCGCTTACAAACCCCGTACTTCGCCTTATTCTTTCCAGGGCCTGGGTGCCGACGGGCTGCGTATACTGGCCGAGGCCGGGCGGGCGGCCGGTATGCCGGTGATCACCGAGCTAACGGACGTGCGCTGCCTGTCCGAGGTGTGCCGCTACACTCATATAATTCAAATCGGCAGCCGGAATATGCAGAATTTCGAGCTGTTAAAAGAAGTGGGCCGGGTGGGGTATCCCGTAATGCTTAAACGGGGCCTTTCCGCCACTTTGGAGGAATGGCTGCTGGCCGCGGAATATATTTTGGCCGAAGGTAACCCGGAGGTGATTCTGTGCGAGCGGGGCGTTCGGGGGTTCGAAACCTATACCAGAAACACCTTTGACATCAATGCCGTGGCGGCGGTAAAGAATCTTTCCCATTTGCCCCTGATTGCCGACCCCAGCCACGGCACCGGCCGCCGGGAACTGGTGCTGCCCGTGGCCCGGGCCGCCCTGGCCGCCGGCGCCGACGGCCTCATGCTGGAGGTGCACCCCGCTCCGGAAACCGCCCTTTCCGACGGGCCGCAGTCACTGCTGCCCGGAGAACTGGCCGCCTTCATGGAAGAGCTGCGGGGTGCGGGTGCAGTACTCCATTATTCCCGGGTGAGTGCTTAA
- a CDS encoding UPF0158 family protein, with product MKPVKLNNIVEYLAVAEESGEENDFSEYSDWEQEAIKEAIDIIDNWDDYIELPDKYEIHEYSIMEKFCYSIENERLSNKLCNAISGRGAFRRFKDAIMRYDLEDSWYAYKHKSLSQIARDWCEVNNIPLLKE from the coding sequence ATGAAACCCGTAAAATTAAACAACATTGTAGAATATTTAGCTGTTGCCGAGGAATCGGGTGAAGAAAATGATTTTAGCGAATATAGTGACTGGGAGCAGGAAGCAATCAAAGAAGCCATTGACATTATAGATAATTGGGATGATTATATTGAGCTGCCGGATAAATATGAGATCCACGAATATAGCATAATGGAAAAGTTTTGTTATTCAATAGAGAATGAAAGGCTAAGTAACAAGCTCTGTAACGCTATTTCCGGCAGGGGTGCGTTTCGGCGGTTCAAAGACGCAATAATGCGGTATGATCTGGAGGACAGCTGGTATGCTTATAAGCATAAGTCGTTGAGCCAAATAGCGCGAGATTGGTGCGAAGTTAATAATATACCTTTATTGAAGGAATAA
- a CDS encoding ABC transporter ATP-binding protein, whose product MTNNVLMRLSRVTRTYHMGEVTVNALKETTLDVYQGEILVILGPSGSGKSTLLNIMGGMDLPTTGEVFFDKKNLGQANDNQLTGYRRSEIGFVFQFYNLIPDLTARENVELAADLVDEPLAVTDVLRDVDLADRMEHFPSQMSGGEQQRVSIARAAVKNPRLLLCDEPTGALDYQTGKLILALLVKINRDRGSTVIIVTHNTPIGDMAHRVIRMRDGAIAEIRENASPLAPERIEW is encoded by the coding sequence ATGACCAATAATGTACTGATGCGTTTGAGCCGTGTGACCAGAACCTACCACATGGGCGAAGTGACGGTTAATGCCTTGAAGGAGACCACCTTGGATGTGTACCAGGGTGAGATATTGGTGATCCTGGGTCCCAGCGGCTCCGGGAAGAGTACCCTGCTTAACATCATGGGAGGAATGGACCTTCCTACTACAGGAGAGGTGTTTTTCGATAAAAAAAATCTGGGCCAGGCTAACGACAATCAGTTGACCGGTTACAGAAGAAGTGAAATTGGCTTTGTATTTCAGTTTTACAACCTGATACCCGATCTGACGGCCAGGGAGAATGTGGAACTGGCCGCCGATTTGGTGGACGAACCTCTGGCTGTAACCGATGTGCTCAGAGACGTGGATTTGGCCGACCGGATGGAGCATTTCCCCTCCCAGATGAGCGGCGGTGAGCAGCAGCGGGTATCCATCGCCCGGGCGGCGGTGAAAAATCCCCGTTTGTTGCTTTGTGACGAACCTACCGGTGCCCTGGATTATCAGACCGGTAAACTTATTCTGGCTCTGCTGGTAAAAATCAACCGGGACAGGGGCAGTACCGTGATCATTGTCACCCACAACACCCCCATCGGGGACATGGCTCACCGGGTGATACGCATGAGAGACGGCGCCATAGCCGAGATCAGGGAGAATGCCTCTCCCCTGGCACCGGAAAGGATTGAATGGTAA
- the pstA gene encoding phosphate ABC transporter permease PstA has product MMVKRNAGRVGDNKAGKANLWRRCQDIIWLSLFWGAGLVILILLLCILAYLLYRGGSSLTWEFVANAPAGFPLGTQGGVLPAIRGTFYLVIIAVTASAIPGIITAVYLAEYAGPTKFSSLINLTVQCMVGVPSIITGLFAYAFFVLYLGLGISLLAGGLALSIMIFPVIVVTARDALLAVNKQYRLVGAALGVSRWYILCEVVFPQAMPAIAGGLLLAMGYAAGATAPIMVTAAAISADSSGNLFEPVMALPYHLYILFSQHVSLSKAYGTALLLVLLLLLINVAALWLRSIKKGA; this is encoded by the coding sequence ATGATGGTTAAAAGAAATGCCGGGCGGGTGGGAGATAATAAAGCAGGCAAAGCGAACCTATGGCGACGCTGTCAGGATATAATCTGGCTAAGCTTGTTCTGGGGCGCGGGACTGGTAATCCTTATTCTCTTATTATGTATACTGGCCTACCTGTTGTACCGGGGTGGTTCTTCATTGACCTGGGAATTTGTAGCCAACGCCCCTGCGGGTTTTCCCCTGGGCACACAGGGAGGGGTGCTTCCCGCCATCAGGGGTACATTTTACCTGGTGATTATCGCAGTCACCGCATCGGCAATACCGGGTATCATAACTGCGGTATATCTAGCTGAATACGCCGGCCCAACGAAGTTTAGCAGCTTGATCAACTTAACCGTTCAATGTATGGTCGGGGTTCCTTCGATTATAACAGGACTGTTTGCTTATGCTTTTTTTGTACTATACCTGGGTTTGGGAATATCATTACTAGCCGGCGGTCTGGCCCTGAGTATTATGATTTTCCCGGTAATTGTGGTAACCGCTAGAGATGCACTGCTGGCGGTTAATAAACAGTATCGCTTGGTGGGCGCCGCGCTGGGCGTGTCCCGCTGGTATATATTATGCGAGGTAGTCTTTCCCCAGGCCATGCCTGCCATAGCCGGCGGGCTGTTGCTGGCTATGGGTTACGCAGCGGGAGCAACCGCTCCCATAATGGTTACAGCTGCGGCAATATCAGCCGATTCTTCGGGCAATCTGTTTGAACCCGTGATGGCGTTGCCGTATCATTTATATATACTTTTCAGCCAGCATGTATCTTTGTCTAAAGCCTACGGCACAGCTTTACTGCTGGTACTTTTATTATTGCTTATTAATGTGGCGGCCCTGTGGCTGCGCAGCATAAAAAAAGGGGCTTAA
- a CDS encoding MATE family efflux transporter encodes MIMNKSLVHYGGDIAVSAMGAIFSIIFLIVLPILGISQGIQPIIGFNYGAQKFDRVKEALQSGVIAATVIATLGFVIIRVFPEQLMSLFNSQNQEFISMGSYFMGVSMIFVPIIGIQMIVTGYFQAIGKPKQAMFLTLLRQVILLIPALLILPGYYQLMGILISIPLSDFLSFVITGIWLFTELKALNKKQLTH; translated from the coding sequence ATGATTATGAACAAAAGTCTTGTCCATTATGGTGGAGACATAGCGGTATCAGCAATGGGAGCGATTTTCAGTATCATCTTCCTTATAGTATTGCCTATACTCGGAATTAGTCAAGGTATTCAACCAATCATTGGATTTAACTATGGAGCCCAAAAATTTGATAGGGTAAAAGAAGCGTTGCAGTCCGGTGTTATAGCTGCAACTGTTATTGCTACACTGGGATTTGTCATTATTAGGGTGTTTCCTGAACAGCTTATGTCATTGTTTAATAGCCAGAATCAGGAATTTATTTCTATGGGAAGCTATTTTATGGGAGTTTCTATGATTTTTGTACCTATTATAGGTATCCAGATGATTGTTACGGGTTATTTTCAAGCTATCGGAAAACCAAAACAGGCTATGTTTTTAACTTTATTAAGACAGGTGATATTGTTAATACCGGCTCTTCTCATTCTGCCCGGGTATTACCAACTGATGGGTATATTAATTTCGATTCCGTTATCGGATTTTTTGTCATTTGTTATAACCGGAATATGGTTATTCACAGAGCTGAAAGCTCTTAATAAAAAACAACTAACGCATTAA
- a CDS encoding phosphate ABC transporter substrate-binding protein encodes MVRNNKLLAVFLVVLSLFLLAGCGQNESKATDQTGDTASQMQSIKLGGSSTLAPVVAQCADSFTEEYKTWNKVDPQLPEEPIVIFVSTGGSGFGVKAALDDTVDIGMVSREIKDEEKEKMPEGKIFKLGSDALTMAVHPRNEVMQVKPDLTTDEIKSIFAGEIKTWKELDVKLLGNSIVLAIRDLGGGASQVFDEFIMKGTPVAKEAIQLPSMGALAGKVMENQNAIGYVSFGLVKQNEGQLGVLKVDGVTPTLETISSGEYKIARPLLLITKDAPNTKEQLFIDYLLSDEGLKVVEEMGFVPAAN; translated from the coding sequence ATGGTGAGGAACAATAAGCTATTAGCGGTATTTTTAGTCGTCTTGAGTTTGTTTTTGCTGGCAGGTTGCGGGCAGAATGAATCGAAAGCCACGGATCAGACGGGTGATACCGCGAGCCAAATGCAGTCCATAAAATTGGGCGGTTCCAGCACCCTGGCGCCGGTTGTCGCCCAATGCGCCGATAGTTTTACTGAGGAATATAAAACCTGGAACAAAGTGGATCCACAATTGCCGGAAGAACCTATCGTAATCTTTGTTTCCACCGGCGGCTCCGGTTTTGGAGTTAAAGCAGCCCTGGACGACACCGTTGATATTGGTATGGTATCACGGGAAATCAAGGATGAAGAAAAGGAAAAAATGCCGGAGGGTAAGATTTTTAAGCTGGGCTCTGATGCTTTAACGATGGCTGTCCATCCCCGGAACGAGGTCATGCAAGTAAAACCGGATTTAACTACAGATGAAATAAAGAGTATATTTGCCGGGGAAATTAAAACCTGGAAGGAATTAGATGTCAAGCTGCTTGGCAATTCCATTGTATTGGCCATAAGGGATTTGGGAGGCGGTGCCAGTCAGGTATTTGATGAATTTATCATGAAAGGAACTCCGGTTGCCAAAGAAGCCATTCAACTGCCTTCCATGGGTGCGCTGGCTGGTAAAGTAATGGAAAACCAAAATGCTATCGGTTACGTTTCTTTTGGTTTAGTTAAACAAAACGAAGGCCAACTGGGTGTGCTTAAAGTGGATGGAGTTACCCCTACATTGGAAACCATCAGCAGCGGGGAATATAAGATAGCACGACCGTTGCTGCTAATCACCAAAGATGCTCCCAATACGAAAGAACAACTATTTATTGATTACCTTTTATCAGATGAAGGGCTAAAAGTAGTTGAGGAAATGGGGTTTGTCCCCGCTGCTAATTAA
- a CDS encoding FtsX-like permease family protein, which produces MSALYKKLWRTIGKTKGQFIAVAAVVTVGIAVYIAMSTAYFNLNESKERFYRDHNFADYYFHVVKAPQQVTKQIETIPGVTGVTGRIQKDVTLVNNYNKRATARLTSYSMPMEQEINNLQLLTGRFFAEETVTARPGEQPARTGDIEILVDPQYAEANHLDFNDTITIVAEGKTVPLTMLGTATGPEFIYLMKDAATLLPDPRSFGIIAMSLERAQQLLNLQGQVNQVLVTLAPGTDAEKVARQIKSILEPYGSLAAYPRKQQLSNAALEGELDGLKASSQFMPAIFLGIAAAIQFVILGRMVRSQRLQIGVMKALGYNNRQVILHYTGYSVLVALCGAVMGTLLGLALASVMSRAYAIYFNLPATIGAVNTEAILYGIILSLGVSILAGLTACRSVTAISPAESMRSEPPKGGGKTLIENLSWFWHRLNISWKMSIRSAARNRSRFVITMVGVVFAVGMLVVSLFTIDAVNYMIESHFHQSQRYDYLIRFTSPVNENELLNITRMAGVNKAEALLEIPIKIKFNGKNEDDSITGLEPGTTLKRLRDSGERPVAIPDEGLLISQRTANKLGARVGDTVEVETLLGIGPARHAPVKIVGINRQLVGGGSFVSLAQANFILQERQLVSGVMLKVDPAFAAQMEEELEDMTAVSSILSRQQELGNFNQNMDAMIYSISIMVIFALLLGFAIVYNSSVISFSERQRELASLRVLGFTIKEVSGILLKENLLQSLLGVALGLPFGYLMAKGYIGAVSTDLFAIPIIIYPTTYIYSALGGFVFIVVAHLLTVRGVRQLQLVEILKNKD; this is translated from the coding sequence ATGAGCGCCCTATACAAAAAATTATGGCGCACCATCGGCAAAACCAAGGGGCAGTTTATAGCCGTAGCGGCGGTGGTTACGGTGGGTATAGCCGTTTACATAGCCATGAGCACCGCGTACTTCAACTTAAACGAATCAAAGGAAAGGTTTTACCGGGATCATAATTTTGCGGACTATTACTTTCATGTGGTCAAGGCCCCGCAGCAGGTGACCAAACAGATTGAGACCATACCCGGTGTAACCGGAGTAACCGGGCGCATCCAGAAGGACGTTACCCTGGTTAACAACTATAACAAACGGGCTACTGCCCGCTTAACCAGCTATTCCATGCCCATGGAACAAGAAATCAACAACCTGCAGCTGCTCACCGGCCGGTTTTTTGCCGAAGAGACAGTGACTGCCCGGCCCGGTGAGCAACCTGCCCGGACCGGTGATATCGAAATCCTGGTGGATCCTCAGTATGCCGAAGCCAACCACCTGGACTTCAACGACACTATCACCATCGTGGCGGAGGGAAAGACTGTGCCTCTGACCATGCTGGGTACTGCCACCGGGCCGGAATTTATTTATCTGATGAAAGATGCTGCCACCCTTTTACCCGACCCCAGGTCATTCGGTATTATCGCTATGTCTCTGGAAAGGGCTCAGCAGCTATTGAACTTGCAAGGACAGGTGAACCAGGTGCTGGTTACCCTGGCTCCGGGCACCGACGCCGAAAAGGTGGCCCGGCAAATAAAAAGTATACTGGAACCCTACGGCAGCCTGGCTGCTTACCCGCGGAAGCAACAGCTAAGCAACGCCGCGCTGGAGGGGGAGCTGGACGGCCTGAAAGCTTCTTCACAATTCATGCCCGCCATTTTTTTAGGCATTGCCGCCGCCATCCAGTTCGTCATCCTGGGACGCATGGTTCGCTCCCAGCGCCTGCAAATCGGGGTTATGAAGGCCTTGGGCTATAACAACAGGCAAGTTATTTTGCACTATACCGGTTATTCCGTCCTGGTGGCTTTATGCGGCGCGGTGATGGGAACTCTGTTGGGCCTTGCCCTGGCTTCGGTAATGTCCCGGGCCTATGCAATATATTTTAATCTGCCGGCAACCATTGGTGCTGTGAACACCGAGGCCATTCTGTACGGTATCATCCTCAGCCTCGGGGTAAGCATATTGGCCGGCTTGACCGCATGCCGCAGCGTAACCGCTATTAGCCCTGCGGAATCCATGCGTTCTGAGCCGCCCAAGGGTGGCGGTAAAACTTTGATTGAAAATCTGTCATGGTTCTGGCACCGACTGAATATTTCCTGGAAAATGAGCATCAGGTCCGCTGCCAGGAATCGCAGCCGCTTTGTCATCACCATGGTAGGTGTTGTTTTTGCCGTGGGTATGCTGGTGGTGTCACTGTTCACCATTGACGCTGTGAACTATATGATAGAATCTCATTTTCACCAGAGCCAGCGTTACGACTACTTGATCCGATTTACCTCACCGGTAAATGAAAACGAACTTTTAAATATCACTCGCATGGCCGGCGTGAATAAAGCGGAAGCACTGCTGGAGATACCGATAAAAATTAAGTTTAACGGTAAAAACGAAGATGATTCCATCACCGGACTAGAACCCGGAACCACTTTAAAGAGACTGCGGGACTCCGGGGAGCGGCCCGTTGCAATACCCGATGAAGGTCTGCTCATCAGCCAGAGGACGGCGAACAAGTTGGGGGCAAGGGTCGGTGATACCGTGGAAGTGGAAACCTTGCTGGGCATTGGTCCCGCCAGGCATGCTCCGGTTAAAATCGTAGGGATAAACAGGCAGTTGGTGGGGGGAGGTTCCTTCGTTTCTTTGGCACAGGCCAACTTTATATTACAGGAAAGACAGCTGGTATCAGGTGTGATGCTGAAGGTGGACCCTGCCTTTGCCGCGCAGATGGAAGAGGAACTGGAGGATATGACCGCCGTTTCATCCATTCTTAGCCGCCAGCAGGAACTGGGCAATTTTAACCAGAACATGGACGCCATGATCTACTCGATCTCTATTATGGTTATTTTCGCCCTGCTGCTGGGCTTTGCTATAGTGTACAACTCCTCGGTAATCAGTTTCTCGGAACGGCAGCGGGAACTGGCCTCCCTGCGGGTGCTGGGCTTTACGATAAAGGAGGTTTCCGGCATTCTGCTGAAGGAAAACCTGTTGCAATCCTTACTGGGAGTGGCTTTGGGTTTGCCCTTCGGCTACCTTATGGCTAAGGGCTACATTGGTGCGGTAAGCACGGATTTGTTTGCCATACCGATAATAATCTATCCAACCACTTATATATATTCCGCCCTGGGTGGTTTTGTCTTCATCGTAGTGGCCCACTTGCTGACTGTCAGGGGTGTCCGACAGCTGCAACTGGTGGAAATATTGAAAAATAAAGATTAA
- a CDS encoding PIN domain-containing protein, whose protein sequence is MDGVLLDTNILIDVLRSYRKSRPKNKEHAYNSKKAIGLVNWLIDERIIRYISCHTLKELLQYPHISRQEEERIINLLPTFYRILPTTSKVSHIAGILSRQSAEYRDYHIEDCYIAATAITFKLPLYTRNPGDFKYVPHPDLEILVPYKYQPETEY, encoded by the coding sequence ATGGACGGAGTATTATTAGATACAAATATTCTGATAGATGTACTTAGAAGTTATAGAAAATCTCGCCCCAAAAACAAGGAACATGCTTATAATTCAAAAAAAGCTATAGGGTTAGTTAATTGGCTTATTGATGAACGAATTATTAGATATATTTCTTGTCATACTTTAAAAGAATTACTTCAATATCCTCATATATCCAGGCAGGAGGAAGAAAGAATAATTAACTTGTTGCCAACATTCTATCGTATTTTACCCACAACATCCAAAGTTTCACACATAGCAGGTATTCTATCTCGCCAATCAGCCGAATATCGTGATTATCATATTGAGGACTGTTATATAGCTGCAACAGCAATAACATTCAAATTACCTCTATACACACGTAATCCCGGCGATTTTAAATATGTTCCACATCCGGATTTAGAGATTCTAGTCCCATATAAATACCAACCAGAAACAGAATATTAG
- a CDS encoding efflux RND transporter periplasmic adaptor subunit: MKPVAKKRKKMLLLAGIVVILAIITVTTVLTAGTEAETVTAQTGDITRTVEDTGYVQPATNYDLHAIQNARVVQVPVDTGQQVKAGQTLAVLENLDLSLQIEDTRSQLSQTTASISAAQAVVQRTELELKNAKENLERSKELYESGAVTMVAFEEARLRMETLEQSLQEQTSLLESARAQEAGLNRSLQDLNRKEGQLILQSPVDGMVLSLPAKQELVVTPGTVLASVAVPDKLEIKADILSDDLGEVSLKQRVKITAPVLGVKVLYGEVKEIYPLAEEKQSALGVIQRRVPVIVTLADPANLKPGYEVKVAIETSSRQDVVVIPREAVRTLKDGSKEVMVAADNRVEHRPVKTGIGDRENIEITDGLAAGEIIIRDGNLDLKENARVKPVEN; the protein is encoded by the coding sequence ATGAAGCCGGTTGCCAAAAAAAGAAAAAAAATGCTCCTGTTAGCGGGCATCGTAGTGATACTGGCGATAATAACCGTAACCACTGTTTTAACTGCTGGAACCGAGGCTGAAACGGTGACGGCCCAAACCGGGGACATAACTCGGACAGTTGAAGATACGGGTTATGTTCAGCCCGCTACCAATTATGACTTGCACGCCATTCAGAACGCCAGAGTTGTGCAGGTACCCGTTGATACGGGCCAACAGGTTAAAGCGGGACAAACCCTGGCGGTACTGGAAAATCTGGATCTGTCGCTGCAAATTGAAGATACCCGCTCCCAATTGTCTCAAACCACGGCTTCTATTTCCGCCGCCCAAGCGGTTGTGCAACGTACAGAATTGGAGCTGAAAAACGCCAAGGAAAACCTAGAGCGTTCCAAAGAGTTATATGAATCCGGGGCTGTCACCATGGTTGCTTTTGAAGAAGCCCGGCTCAGGATGGAAACCCTGGAACAAAGCCTGCAAGAGCAGACATCGCTGCTGGAGAGTGCCCGGGCTCAAGAGGCGGGCTTGAACCGGTCGCTGCAAGACCTCAATCGTAAAGAGGGGCAGTTGATACTGCAAAGCCCCGTGGACGGCATGGTCCTCAGTTTGCCGGCTAAACAGGAACTGGTGGTGACCCCTGGTACCGTGCTGGCCAGTGTGGCGGTACCGGATAAACTTGAAATCAAGGCGGATATCCTCAGCGACGACCTGGGTGAGGTGAGCCTGAAGCAACGGGTAAAAATTACCGCCCCGGTTCTTGGCGTGAAAGTATTGTACGGTGAAGTCAAGGAAATATATCCTCTGGCCGAAGAAAAACAGTCAGCTCTGGGGGTCATCCAGAGACGGGTGCCCGTTATCGTTACGCTGGCCGACCCGGCCAATTTAAAGCCAGGCTATGAGGTAAAGGTAGCCATTGAAACTTCCAGCCGGCAGGATGTAGTGGTAATTCCCAGAGAAGCTGTGCGTACCCTAAAAGACGGCAGCAAAGAGGTGATGGTGGCGGCAGATAACCGAGTTGAACATAGGCCGGTGAAAACGGGTATCGGAGACAGGGAGAATATTGAAATAACAGACGGTTTGGCAGCAGGGGAAATAATTATCCGGGACGGCAACCTGGATTTAAAGGAGAATGCCAGAGTCAAGCCGGTTGAAAATTAA
- a CDS encoding phosphate ABC transporter ATP-binding protein: MSLIIENFNAWYGKGQILKDINLEFKEKSIFAIVGPSGCGKTTLLRSVNRTAGLDKAFRGSGQILLAGTNIYASKDAADIRRRVGLVFQTPVALPLSIKENVLFGPRYYGAGKKQLPVIVEKCLFQAGLWDEVKDKLNKPAAKLSGGQKQRLAIARTLAVEPDVLLLDEPCSNLDPASTLLIEKLLVDLSAQLTIVIVTHNLFQAKRVAQETVFMADGWVVECGTTEAMFNQPRKEATRAFFSGLMW; this comes from the coding sequence ATGTCTTTAATTATAGAGAACTTTAATGCCTGGTATGGAAAAGGCCAGATATTAAAGGATATCAATCTGGAGTTTAAAGAAAAAAGCATATTTGCCATAGTCGGCCCTTCGGGCTGTGGTAAAACCACTCTTTTAAGGAGTGTAAATAGAACAGCTGGATTGGATAAAGCTTTCAGGGGCAGCGGTCAAATATTACTGGCCGGGACAAATATTTATGCCAGCAAGGATGCGGCGGATATTCGCCGCCGGGTGGGACTGGTATTTCAAACCCCGGTGGCATTGCCTTTAAGCATAAAGGAAAATGTTCTTTTCGGTCCGCGCTATTACGGGGCCGGTAAAAAACAACTGCCTGTCATAGTTGAAAAATGCTTATTTCAGGCCGGTCTGTGGGATGAAGTTAAAGATAAACTGAATAAACCCGCGGCCAAACTATCCGGTGGGCAAAAGCAAAGGCTGGCCATCGCCCGAACGCTGGCGGTTGAACCGGATGTGCTATTGCTGGATGAGCCTTGCTCCAATCTGGACCCTGCCTCCACACTGCTTATCGAAAAACTTTTGGTTGACCTGTCCGCACAACTGACCATAGTTATCGTAACCCATAATCTTTTTCAGGCTAAAAGGGTGGCGCAAGAGACAGTATTTATGGCTGATGGTTGGGTGGTGGAATGCGGAACAACTGAGGCTATGTTTAATCAGCCCCGCAAGGAAGCAACCAGAGCCTTTTTTTCAGGCTTAATGTGGTAG